The Thermotoga sp. nucleotide sequence AGTAATCGCCTACGTCTGGTGAGGAGGTGTCTTGAATGTCTCGACTCGCAAAAAAGCCCATAGATATTCCTCAGGGTGTCACCGTTGAAGTGAAGGACAGTACTGTTAAAGTGAAAGGTCCCAAGGGGGAGCTGACTCAGGAATTTCTCCCTTACGTGAAGATAGAGGTTGAAGATGGGAAAATCTGGGTAAGACCAAACGAGGATCAGGTCAGGAGAAAGTCTGACTGGAGAAAAGTAAAGATGTTCCAGGGAACTTATTGGTCTCTCGTCAGGAACATGGTAATCGGTGTTACAGAAGGTTACAAAAAAGAGCTTGAAATAGTAGGGATAGGCTACAGGGCGCAGCTTCAGGGAAACACCCTCGTGATGAACCTTGGTTACGCACACCCCGTTGTCTACGAGATACCAAGTGACGTGAAAATAGAAGTCCCGGCCCCAAACAGGATCATCGTCTCCGGCATCGACAAACAGAGAGTAGGACAGGTGGCGGCTGAGATAAGGGCATTCAGGCCACCGAACGTTTACACCGGTAAGGGTATCAGGTACGTCGGTGAAGTGGTGAGACAGAAGGAAGGTAAGAAAGCATAAAAGGGGGTTGTTGTATGATAAAGAAGGAGTCCAGAAACGAGCGAAGAATCAGAAGGCACAAAAGGGTCAGAAAGAAGGTCTTTGGTACTCCCGAAAGACCCAGGCTTTGTGTGTTCAGAAGTAACAAGCACATATATGCCCAGATCATAGATGACACAACAGGACATACTCTTGTTTTCGCATCCACACTCGATCCCGAGCTGAGAGAGAATCTTCAAAAAACATGGAACGTAGAAGCTGCAAGGAAAGTAGGTCTTCTCATTGGGAAAAGAGCCCTTGAAAAGGGAATAAAGAAGGTCGTGTTCGACCGAGGAGGATACAAATATCACGGTAGGGTCAAAGCTCTGGCAGATGGAGCCAGGGAAGCTGGACTCGAATTCTGAGGGAGGGTGATACTGTGGAAACACAGGAGGTCATGAAAGAAATTCAATATGAGGAGTTTGAAGAGAAGATAATAGAGATCAGAAGAACGTCTAAGGTTACAAAAGGTGGGAAAAATCTCAGCTTCAGGGTCGTCGCTGTTGTTGGAAACAAAAACGGTAAAGTCGGTCTGGGAATAGGCAAAGCAAGAGAAGTTCCAGAGGCCATTAGGAAGGCTATCTCCGAGGCCAAAAAGAATGTGATAGAAGTTCCCGTAATCAACGGTACGATCCCCCACGAGGTGATCGGAAGACAGGACGCTTCTAAGGTGCTTCTAAAACCTGCTGCACCAGGTACGGGTATCATAGCGGGTGGAACGGTACGAGCAGTCGTGGAACTCGCTGGAATTCAGAACATCCTCACGAAAGCACTCGGGTCCACCAATCCTCTGAACCTCGCGATGGCTACGATAGACGGACTGAAAGAACTTCTTGATCCAAGAAAAGTAGCAAAGCTCAGAGACATCACAGTTGAAGAAGTGTACAAAGGTGTGAGGAGGGAGAACAATGCCTAAAAAACTGAAAATAAAACTCGTAAAAAGCCCCATTGGTTACTCGTGGGATCAAAAAGACACGGTGAAAAGACTTGGACTCAGGAGGATGAATCAGGTGGTCATCAAAGATGACTGCCCTCAAATCAGAGGAATGATCAGAAAGGTCAAGCACCTCGTAGAGGTGGAAGAGGTCGAGGAAGGGGGTAGCGACGCATGAGGCTTGAGGACTTAAGACCTACTCCCGGAGCCATGAAAAAAAGAAAGAGAGTAGGAAGAGGTCCAGGCTCCGGCCATGGAAAAACGAGCGGAAGAGGGCACAAAGGTCAGAAGGCAAGAGGAACTGGAAAGGTTCACCCCTGGTTCGAAGGAGGACAGACTCCCCTTCAGAGGAGGCTTCCTAAGAGAGGCTTCAAGAACATAAACAAGAAGGTCTACGCCGTTGTGAACGTCAAAGTACTCGAGGAAAAGTTCGAGGCAAATGAGGAGGTCACACCTGAAAAACTCCTCGAGAGAAAGATCGTAAAGGATATGAAGGACGGTATAAAAATACTCGGAGATGGAGAACTCACCAAACCTCTGACCGTCAAAGCACACGCTTTCAGCAAGAGCGCGTTGGAGAAGATAGAAAGCGCTGGTGGTAAGGCTGAGGTGATATAAATGTGGCAAGCCCTCAGAAACGCTTTCAAAATACCGGAGCTGCGGAGCAGGATAATCTTTACCTTCCTCGCTTTGATCGTTTTTAGGATGGGGATCTACATCCCCGTTCCTGGTTTGAATCTGGAAGCGTGGGGGGAAATCTTCAAGAGGATAGCAGAAACAGCTGGT carries:
- the rplF gene encoding 50S ribosomal protein L6, producing the protein MSRLAKKPIDIPQGVTVEVKDSTVKVKGPKGELTQEFLPYVKIEVEDGKIWVRPNEDQVRRKSDWRKVKMFQGTYWSLVRNMVIGVTEGYKKELEIVGIGYRAQLQGNTLVMNLGYAHPVVYEIPSDVKIEVPAPNRIIVSGIDKQRVGQVAAEIRAFRPPNVYTGKGIRYVGEVVRQKEGKKA
- the rplR gene encoding 50S ribosomal protein L18, giving the protein MIKKESRNERRIRRHKRVRKKVFGTPERPRLCVFRSNKHIYAQIIDDTTGHTLVFASTLDPELRENLQKTWNVEAARKVGLLIGKRALEKGIKKVVFDRGGYKYHGRVKALADGAREAGLEF
- the rpsE gene encoding 30S ribosomal protein S5 — its product is MKEIQYEEFEEKIIEIRRTSKVTKGGKNLSFRVVAVVGNKNGKVGLGIGKAREVPEAIRKAISEAKKNVIEVPVINGTIPHEVIGRQDASKVLLKPAAPGTGIIAGGTVRAVVELAGIQNILTKALGSTNPLNLAMATIDGLKELLDPRKVAKLRDITVEEVYKGVRRENNA
- the rpmD gene encoding 50S ribosomal protein L30, with the translated sequence MPKKLKIKLVKSPIGYSWDQKDTVKRLGLRRMNQVVIKDDCPQIRGMIRKVKHLVEVEEVEEGGSDA
- the rplO gene encoding 50S ribosomal protein L15, which encodes MRLEDLRPTPGAMKKRKRVGRGPGSGHGKTSGRGHKGQKARGTGKVHPWFEGGQTPLQRRLPKRGFKNINKKVYAVVNVKVLEEKFEANEEVTPEKLLERKIVKDMKDGIKILGDGELTKPLTVKAHAFSKSALEKIESAGGKAEVI